The Silvibacterium dinghuense DNA window CAGTGGCGCTCGACACTCTCCATCAACCTCGACAGCGTCTTCGGCCTTACGCAGGCCGCCGTCGCCGCAATGCTCAGGCAGGATCGCGGGGAAGGTGACCGCGCCGGCTCCATCGTCTATATCGCCTCCACCGCCGCACAGCGCGGCGAGGCGAACCACGCCGACTACGCCGCCAGCAAGGGCGCGCTCATCAGCCTGACAAAAAGTTTGTCCTCCGAGCTCGCAGGCAAGGGCATCTATGTCAACTGCGTCGCTCCTGGCTGGGTCGAGACCGATATGTCCGCGCCCGCGTTGAATGATCCTCCGGTGCGCGAGCGCATCTTCGCCACCATTCCGCTGGGGCGTGTGGCGAAACCCCTCGAAATTGCAGGTCCGGCAGTGTTTTTATGCACGCCCTATGCAGGCTTTATGAGCGGCGAGATCGTCAATGTAAACGGAGGCGCGGTGCTGGTCGGATGAAGACGCGGGCGTGGTTTTTCCTGATTGCGGCAGGCATGATCTTGAGCGGAGTGGCCACGCGGGCCTGCGCGCAGGATGAACCACCCGCGCAATCGACCGCCGGGCAGGCGAGCGACCCCACCGGCGACGCCAATGCGAAGAAAGCCCGCGCGGTGCTCGATGCCATGGTCAAAGCCCTCGGCGGCGACCAGTGGCTCGCGTTGAGCAACGTCTATATCGAAGGCCGGGTCTCGGGCTACTACCAGGGCAAGCCGACAGGCATGATCATGAACTATCGCCAATGGCGGATGACCAACGGCGACGAGCGCGTCGAACTCGGCAAGAAGCACGACGACATCGAGATCTTTACCGCCGGCAACTGCTGGGAGGCGACCTACAAAGGCAAGAAGGCGCTGCCCAAGGATGTCTGCGAGGACTACCAGCGCCGCCGCGCGCATTCCATCGACGTGGCCGTGCGCCAATGGCTGCAGAACCCGAAGACGATCCTCATCGACGAGGGACAGACGCTCAGCGAGCGTCACCTAACCGACCAGGTCACGCTGATCTCGGCGGAGAATGAATCGATCACCATCCAGGTCGACGCCGACACGCACCTGCCGCGCAGCCGAACCTTCCAGTGGCGCGACCCGCTTTACAAGGACAAGAACGAGGAACGCGAAGAGTACGACGATTACCATCCAGTGGACGGCATTCCGACTCCCTACAGCGTCACGCGCTTCCACAACGGCGACCAGACCAGCCAGCGCTATGTCTTCAAGGGCGGCTACAACGTCCTGCTGCCGCCGGACATGCTGAACGCGGACGCCGCAGCAGCCGCGGTGAAGAAGTAAGAGGCTGCTACGCGCAGAGCGATCCGCCTTCGGCCTCCGCTCCCGCTGGTCGCGATCGAAGGACCTGTTCTCTCGGGAACAAGGAAAAATGAGGGTGCCCCGTCCAAGCTCTGCTTGGGCGGGAGGGTAGGAACCCGGTTTCTTCTACACCCCACACCCGGTCTCCCATACCCTGCCTTTGTGCCTCGTCCTGTGATTCGCGTAGACTCGCCTTTTGCCTTCCGGAGATAGAAACAGGTGCACAGATGAAGCGCGGCATGACACGGGCCATCCTCTCGGATAGCCATTTCTGGATTCCTCTGGCAGTACTGCTGCTGGGCATCGCGCTGCTGGCGCACCTGAGTTGAGTGACCATTCATGAATGACAAGCAAGAGAGCCTGGGACCGCAGAACCTGGGACCACAAAACCAGGGACCACTGCGCTCCATGCACGGACTGGGAGTTGCCTGCGGTGTAGCCGCGGGTGCGTGGCTGGGCACGGCCGAGGCGCCGACCAAGCTGGTAACCGCGGGTTATTCGCCCATGGTGATCTCGCTCTGCATGGTGGCCGGTGTCTTCGTCGCGCGCTGGACGCTGCCCACGCTGATGAAAGGCACGCGCTACGTCTTCTCCGACCTGCGCAAGCGCTCACACCTGATCGTGTGGGGCATCCTTGCTGGAGCGTTGTGGGCCGTAGCCAACACGCTCACCGTGTACGCGATCAAAGACGTCGGCCTCTCCATCGCCTTTCCTCTCTGGAACACCAATTCGCTCGTCGGCCTGCTGTGGGGCTGCCTGCTCTTTCGTGAGCTGCGCGGCGGCGGCATGAAGAACTGGATCAAGGTGGTCGGCGGCGGCGTGGCCGTGGTCGCAGCCACCATCGCGCTGGGCCTGGCCTCCGTCCATCCGGCCGCGGGCGAGCACGCCGCCCGCGGCGGAGCAGGCGTGATGGCAGCGCTGGGCGCAAGCCTCATGTGGGGCACGATGTACCTGCCCTATCGCAAGGCCTATCTCAGCGGCATGAATCCGCTCTCCTTCGTGACCGTCTTCACCGTCGGAGAGCTGGGCACCATGTCCCTGCTGGCCTGGCTCATGCCCGGACAGGGCGCCTCGCTCAGCACGCAGCTGCACCTGCTGCGTCCGGCCATCTTCTGGCTCTT harbors:
- a CDS encoding SDR family NAD(P)-dependent oxidoreductase, translating into MNGVRLNLENKVALVTGGSRGIGAATVRLFRETGAKVVFNYKSAKAAADALVAEVGGPEYCVAVEQELSTPEQGRALVAKTVEAFGRIDAMVVNHGVWPPVDAPIAEMAETQWRSTLSINLDSVFGLTQAAVAAMLRQDRGEGDRAGSIVYIASTAAQRGEANHADYAASKGALISLTKSLSSELAGKGIYVNCVAPGWVETDMSAPALNDPPVRERIFATIPLGRVAKPLEIAGPAVFLCTPYAGFMSGEIVNVNGGAVLVG
- a CDS encoding translocated intimin receptor Tir, whose amino-acid sequence is MKRGMTRAILSDSHFWIPLAVLLLGIALLAHLS
- a CDS encoding GRP family sugar transporter gives rise to the protein MNDKQESLGPQNLGPQNQGPLRSMHGLGVACGVAAGAWLGTAEAPTKLVTAGYSPMVISLCMVAGVFVARWTLPTLMKGTRYVFSDLRKRSHLIVWGILAGALWAVANTLTVYAIKDVGLSIAFPLWNTNSLVGLLWGCLLFRELRGGGMKNWIKVVGGGVAVVAATIALGLASVHPAAGEHAARGGAGVMAALGASLMWGTMYLPYRKAYLSGMNPLSFVTVFTVGELGTMSLLAWLMPGQGASLSTQLHLLRPAIFWLFLGGFCWVIGDMFQQYAAKYVGIGRGIPLANTNQLWGLAWGAMVFGELHGVSGTNRIVIVASSLLMIVGAIAIGSASAAAKEHHSRNLAIARECERYGLDYDEAVLLQAGLEEHGNARAWWDYLIVALGLVLFAWLAIGTKRPPLTLNLAWVSMLTIAVLAMLIWGGSLLWKRTKFS